The sequence TATGGTAAAGGAAGAACCGAACCCAAGGTGATGTCCATGTCTGCGAAGCAGCATATTGGCAATACCGTGAAACGTTCCTCCAACCACGCGACGACAGGTTTCATTGAGAAGCTGGCCGGCACGCCAGAGCATTTCCTGAGAGGCCTTTCTGGTAAAAGTGAGCAGGAGTATTCTTTCCGGATCAATCCCCTGTTCCAACAGATAGGCAACCCTGTACACCAGAGTTCGTGTTTTACCACTCCCGGCACCGGCGATGACAAGCAGTGGCCCCTCGGTGCTGGTTACAGCCTCTCGTTGTGAAGCATTGAGTTCATTAAGATTTACTGAAGATTTCAGAGGATCATTCAGATTGCGAAAGATAGTATTTTTCATGGTGGCCACTTTACCACAGAGACTTTTGAGCTGCAACGTCGGTTGACAGAAGAGTCAGGAAGTTTATAGTGTGGCGCAGACTAAGGAATCATACTTATAACTTTTACAGAGAATCAGAACCATGGATACAAGTACAATCGACGCCCTCTTCACCCCTGAAGCCCTACAGCAGCTTTTTCCAAAAGAACGTACAAATGATTTTTTTGAAGCCCTCTTCGGTGATGCCGACGAAGGAGCCTATGACATTGAACTGGGATATGGTGGAGTGAAGGGAAACAATCTGACCATGGAACTTAAACTTCATGAACGCCCTGGATGCTGTCTAGCCTGTAACCTCACTCAGGGTTTACCACAGGTGTTTAGTCGCCATCCAATTATTAATGTGTCCGGTCTGGTTGCCGACGTCAACAAACTGCTGGGAGACAATGTGAAGTGCAAAGAATGGTCACTTGGCTACACTGAACAACGCCAAAAAGAGATGCATGTTATTCCAATCAACATCACCCTGGACTGATTTCATATTCTGTCCAGTTGCGCAAAAATAAGAAAGGCCGATCCTTTTTGAGGATCGGCCTTTCTTGCTAATACGTAGTACTTGTAATTTAACAAACAGTCACCCTGGAACGACCCTCGGATTTAGCATTATACAGAATATCATCAACCCGCTGCATCCACTCATCAAGGTTTTCTTCAAGTCTCCACTGTGTCATACCAATAGACACGCCAAGTTTTGTTTCGGAGTTTGCCCAGATATTCAGTTCATCTATGGCCAGACAGAGACGCTCGGCCAGAATTCTGGCACTCTTCTCATCGGTATCATCCATAACGAGTATAAACTCATCCCCACCAAAACGTACCAGCATATCTGTTGACCGGATACCTTCACGAAAAATATCTGCAACCTTCTTGAGAACAACATCACCCTGTTTATGGCCCAGATTATCATTGATCTGTTTGAAATGATCAAGGTCAAGAGAGGCCATGGTCAGAGGACGATGATACCGTCTTGCTCCACGCATAATATCCAGAATCCGTTCGTCAAAAACCCGCCTGTTGGCAAGACCCGTCAGGGCATCTTTCCTCGCACTTTCAAAAAGCTCCTCATATTCGATGCCACGCCTTAGAGACTCTGCCAGGACAAGTAATGATTCATTTATAAGGCTGATTTCATTGTCAGACAGCGCTTTGTCATTTTTGAGGATAATCAGGATTCCGGCATCTTCAGCAGTCTCAATAAGCCATTTATGGGCATAATGTCCATCTTCACTCATATACGCCTTTGCTTCCTGGTCGGCATTATTGAGAATTTTTTCAGCAAAAGCTATGATGGAACGACGTTTAGGGCCGTGCCCTGAACAGAAGAGATGCTTCTTGGAGCGAACCTGATTTTTATAGCCAACCAACTCGTGCTCAACCTGTGGCATCAACCATACAGAATACGCCTCTATCATTCCGGAAACATCGAGCACGCCAGCCATACGGCCATGCAGTTTGTTCATGAGATCAAGACGTTCTGTCTGTCGCCTGAAATGGTCAAGTTCAACCCAAACCTGATCAAGTGCGTCACTTTTCTGATCAATAGAAGCTGTGTGCGATATAGACATTTTAATACTCATTATATGTTTTCCTCTGTATGTTTTCTTACGGTTATTACTTATATCGGCAGACAGGAGAAATTCCTTAAGCAACTTCCGTCACTTTTTTATTGAGCAATTGTTATGCCAGAAAGAAACAGCAGTCAACATCAAGACAAAAATGAATAAAAATGCATATTATCAAGACATTAGGAAAGGCAGTGAAACGTCACAGGTTTCAGTTCATTTTTTTGACACTCTTTTTCTCGCCTCAACACCCTCTCAAATTTCGTCATATTTTTGACTATCCATGGTGAGTTGCTGATCCTTGCTGTAATCGATTTATTTTAACTGTTTTTTTTTCACCCCGATGCTAGACTTGCAGGCAACTATTCATGTCCAAATCAACCCACATCCCACCATGAAATTAGAATCAATTATTGGTCAGCTTTTCATTCTTGGGTTCAATGGACCATCCATTGATCCAACCCATCGCATAGTTGCTGACATCCGAGACAGAAATCTCGGGGGAGTAATTCTCTTCGATAAACTCCTTGCAAAAAATGAGGCCAGAAACAATATCACAGGCCCTGCTCAGGTAAAAAAATTAACCATTTCTCTGCAAGGCCATGCCACCACCCCTCTTCTTGTGGCCATCGATCAGGAAGGCGGGATGGTCAAAAGATTGAAAGCCGAAACGGGATTCCCTGAGACTGCCAGCGCCAGTGATTTAGGAGATCATGATGACCCCACACTCACAGCTATTCACGCCGGATGCACAGCTCAAACCCTTAATCACCTTGGAATAAACTTCAACCTTGCCCCCGTTGTTGATCTCAATATATTCCCTGGCAATCCCGTAATCGGGAAAATTAAACGCAGTTTTTCCGATGATCCGGAAACGGTTATTCGTCATGCGACGATCTGGATTCAGGAACATAAGAAACTGAATATCCTCTCCTGTCTTAAGCACTTTCCCGGCCATGGAAGCTCTCGAACTGATTCACATCTGGGATTTACCGACATCAGTACTAGCTGGCAGGAAAAGGAACTCACTCCCTTTAAAAGACTCATAGCCCCTGCCAGTCAAACGAGAGTGGAAAGTCTGATGCTCGGCCATCTGTTCAACAGGAACCTTGATCCTCAATATCCTGCCACTCTCTCCCGTATTGTTATTCAGGATCTACTCCGCACTCAAATTGGCTTTAATGGCGTGGTTATAACCGATGATCTTCAGATGAAAGCCATTACTGACAAATATGGCCTTGAAGAATCTGTCTGCCTTGCCCTTGCCGCCGGGGCCGATATGGTTATCGTAGGAAACAACCTGGAGTATGACCCAGATTTTCTTAAGAAAATTATTCCTGCTATTATAAGTGCCGTTAAAGAAAAAAGAATCCCTGAGAGGAGAATTTGTGAAGCCTGGCAGCGTGTCAAAAATATGAAAAAGTACCTTTCCGGATCAAACAGAAAAAGATCAGACTAGAGGAGATACTATGGAAGTACAGGGACAATACACTGAAGAATCTCATACCCCGGTAATAGGATACATCCTGTGGATTTTTGGGTTTCTTGGTGCCCATCGTTTTTACTATGGCCGACCAGTTTCAGGAACGCTCTATTTTTTCACCTTCGGTCTCCTGTTTGTCGGATGGATTATAGACCTCTTCCTTATCCCCGGGATGAACAGAGAAGCATCCTTCAGATTCCGTCAGGGGCAAATAGACTACAATATCGCCTGGATTCTTCTTACTTTTCTTGGCGTCTTCGGAATACACCGATTTTATCAGGGGAAGTGGATATCAGGAATCCTTTATCTTCTAACGGGTGGCTTTTTTCTGATCGGAATTATTTATGACTTCTGGACACTGAATGAGCAGATCAGCCTGATCAACTACGAAACGACATAGTCCTGCCGGCACAAATTACACAGTATCCAGTGTTGAGCGTACCATGGATGCCAGTTTCTGGAGTGTTACCGGTTTAGTAAACCAGGCTGAAAGCCCTGCAGCTTCCAGTTCTTCTTCCGAGAATTTTGCCTCGTATCCGGAACAGAGAATAACGGGAATGGTTGCTCTCAACTTTTTCAGTTCAATACACAGCTCGACACCAGTCATATCAGGCATGGTTAAATCGGTGAGAACTAAATCAAAGGAATAGGGGTTACTGGCGAACAGAGTTAATGCTTTCCGTGGGGAGAGGCAGGTCATTACCTCATACCCCAAAGTTTCCAGTATTTTTTTTGTTACCTCCAGCACAGCTGCCTGATCATCAACCACCAGAACACGCTCGGTACCACCTAAACTGGTCACAGGCCCATCTTCTAGAATCATCCCATCACCCACAGGGACAACACAGGGGAAATACAGATGAAAGACTGTCCCATTCCCTCTCTCACTTTCCAGCTCAATTCGACCTCCGCATTGAGTAACAATCCCATGAACCATAGCAAGACCAAGCCCTGTTCCCTGGCCCTTTTCCTTAGTAGTGAAGTAGGGTTCAAATACTCTTTCCTGAAGATCCAGGGAAATGCCGGGGCCACTATCGGCTACGGACAATTCTACCCAGTCACTTCCGTGAATATCAGGGCTGCTCATAGCGAGCCTCACAGTGATCTTCCCCTGTTCATCACCAATTGCCTGGGCACTGTTTGTGCATAGATTGAGAAGCACCTGGTGCAGTTGAACCGGATCAATGGAAACCATTCCACACTCGGGATCCACATCCTCACGCACCTCTATCGTGGCTGGTAATGTAGCACGGAGGAGTTTTATAACCTCCTTCACTATGGGGTGCAGATATTGAGGGGTTTCTTTTTGTTCCCGGCTTCTTGAAAAAGTCAATATCTGCTCAACCAGACTTTTTGCTCTTTTGGCTGCAGCAAGAATCTCTCCAATAAATTGACCAGAGCTTGAATCAAGATGCTCTTCCCGTTGGGCCATAAGCCGCATGATTTCCGAATAACCGATGATTGGTGTCAGCACATTGTTAAAATCATGGGCTATACCGCCGGCCAGAGTTCCAATGGCTTCCATCTTCTGGGCATGACGGAGTTGCTGCTCCGTCTTTCTCTGTTCGGTGCGATCAAGCAATGTGGTGACAAGACCAACGATTTTGTTATCATCATCTGTTATCGCCGCCTTATTAAAAATGACAAACCGTTCACTTTCTCCCGAACGCTGTACTGTTGCTTCAAATGTTTCCCTTCCACCGGCATGCAGTATAACACTATCCACTTCCCGGTTTTTCTGTCCAGCCCCTCCTCCCAGTAAGGCGTACAGGTCTGTAATTTCTCTGGAGTCGAGATGACGAAACCCAAAAAAGGTTCTGAAGGCACGGTTAGCTCCGAGAAAGTCACCATTGGCGTCCTGTATACAGACAGGTGCAGAAATAGCATCGACCATTTTTTGATCAAAACAAAAAGTATCTTTACTGGAGGATTTTGATTTGCTCATGGTTCTATTTCACTTTGTTATACACTTCCTCTACCTTCTCATAATTATCCAGAAACAATTCTACAACATAGGGATCAAAATGAACTCCTTTTTGTTCAATAATCACCTTTTTTGCTTCGCTCAATGGCCACGCATCCTTATATGGGCGTTTCGATGAAAGAGCATCGAAAACATCACACAGAGCGGCAATGCGTCCCGGAAAAGGGATTTCCTCTTTCTGAAGCCCCAGTGGGAAGCCTGTTCCGTCCCATTTTTCATGGTGAGTCAGGGCGATAAGGTGGGCCATATTCATAAGCTCATTGTCAGAGCCAAAAAGAAGATCGGCACCAATAAGTGTATGCCGTTTCATTTCATCAAATTCATCGGGAGTAAGTGTCCCTTTCTTATGCAATATGGCATCGCTTATACCCAACTTTCCTATATCATGCATGGCGCTTGCATGGAAGAGAAGAGTCAGTTCATGTTCCGGCATACCATGAGCACGTCCGAGAATCACACAGTAATGCGCCATCCTGGTAATATGACGACTTGTTTGATGGTCATGATATTCCGCTGCCTGTACAAGTCTGTTGGTAATCTCAATCTGAGTCTCCCGAAGTTCACGTGTTCGTTCAAGAATAATCTCTTCGAGCTCATCACGATGGCGCTGTAATTCACGTTGAGTCATGCGGAGTGCAATGTGGGTCTGTACTCTTGCCTTGACGATTACCGGGTTTACAGGCTTTACGATATAATCAACAGCTCCAAGAAGAAAACCTCGAGTTTCATCCCTCTCCTCGTTCATTGCAGTGACAAAAATAATGGGAATATCTGCAGTTTCACGTTTTGATTTCAGTCGCTTACACACCTCGTAGCCATCCATTCCAGGCATCATCACATCGAGCAATATAAGATCTGGTTTTTTCTCAATTGCTGCCGCAATCGCATCAAACCCACTGGTTGCAACAACAAGACGATAATTATCCCGAAGTGCACCGACAAGAATTTTAATATTAGCTGGAATATCATCGACCAAAAGGATAGTACTTTTCTGCCTGTTCACCCTATTCCCCCTGTGACCGAAGACGTTTTTCAATCCGGACTATAAAATCAGCAGCACGCTCAAAATTATAATTACGAAGATGGTTTTCCATTCGTGTCATCTCCTCATCAATCCCCTGTCCCTGAAAATCTTCTTTCTTTTCCAACCATAACTCCTCTGACATGGGATCACATTCATCTATCATATCCTTTAGCCGCCCAAGGGTTCGCAAAAGATCCTCAAGATCAACTGGAATCAGATTTTCCCTTAATTTTTTTTCATTGGCCTTACCTTTGCCACAGAGTGATTCAAGCTCTGAAACTACAGATTCAAGTGAAAAAAGACTCTTTCTTGTCTCCTCAAGATACTCTTCAAATTGAATGACCGCAGCTGTTGGGTCAGAAGCCTCCCGATGCTTTTGACTGGCATGAATTTCCTTGAGGAATAATTCAAGCTTCAGACTCACGCCCTGAAGATGGTGCGCTGAAAGATTGGCGGCGGTTCCTTTAAGGGTATGGATCTCCTTGACGGCATCAAGAATATCTTTTTCAAATATTCCTGGCAATCTCTCAATGACATCATTGCCAAATTCCAGCAAATCACTCAGCATCCGGATATAAGCCCTAACATTTCCTGCCATTCTGATAACACCAGATTCTATATGCACTCCGGGGAAAGACTCAGGTAACTCAGGCATTCCGCCTGCCAGTTGAAAGGCGAACTCTTTTTTATGATATACCGTCTCCATCTGTTCCGGCCTGGTCCACCGGGTCAGTACGGAAAAAAGCAGTTCTGGAGTAATCGGCTTGGCAACGTAGTCATTCATACCTATTGCCATGCATTTTTCCCGATCTCCCTGCATCGCATGAGCAGTAACGGCAATCACCGGTATTTCAGTCAGTGCAGGGTTTTCTCTGATTGCTTCAGTGGCCTGAAATCCATCCATCACCGGCATCTGGACGTCCATCAGAACTGCATCAAACTCGTCTCCACGATCTTGTAATATATGAACAGCCTCCTGCCCGTTGGTGGCAATTTCAACTATAACTCCAACACTTTCAAGAAGCTCTCTAGCAACATTTTGATTGATCCGGTTATCCTCGGCAAGCAGAATACGTACCCCAACGAGGTGTTCCGAACTGACTACTCCCTGCCTCGTCTCACGATCGTCAAGGCTTGAATGCATAGCCTCCGGATAATCAAAGATGTCCATGATTGTATCAAAGAGCAGGGACTGCTTGACAGGTTTTGTAAGGAAATAATTTGCCCCAGCCTCCCTGGCAAGCATCACCTCTCTCTCACCGCCAAAAGCTGTCATCATAATTATTGGAACACTATCACCACCTTCCATTGCACGAATTTTTTTCACACACTCGACGCCATCAACCTCTGGCATACGCCAATCCATCAAAATCAAGTTATACTTTTCAATTTTTCCGCCTATTCGCGTTTGAGCTACAGCACAGGAAGAGACCACATCGACATCAAAGTGAAATGATTCCAATATATTTGAGGTTATGCAGCTGGCAATTTCATTATCTTCAACAATCAGCACCCGGAGTCCCCTGATAGTGGCAGGCACCACATACTGTATTTCCCGTTCAACTGGTTGCCTGGTGAATTCGGCAGTAAAAAAAACTGTAGTTCCCTCGCCAGCCTTACTCTTTACCCATATATCGCCACCATGAAGACCAACAAGACGGCGACAAATGGAAAGGCCCAGTCCGGTTCCGCCATACTCACGGGTCATGGATCCATCAGCCTGAGTAAAAGGTTCAAAAAGAGATTCGTACTGTTCCTCACTTATCCCCATGCCGGTATCACTGACCGAAAATAGAATTTTCACCATATTATCGGTCTCGGAGTCCACGGTGGCATGAACGAAAACAACACCTTTTTCCGTAAATTTTATAGCATTGCCAAGCAGGTTAATAAAAACCTGTTCCATGCGTAACGGATCCCCCCGCAATGCAACCGGGACACCTGCTTCTACACCAATGACAAGTTCTATATTTCTCGCGGCTGCCTGGTCACTGAAAAGATCTGCCAGCTTATCAAAAAGCTGATGCAACTGAAAATCGATGCGCTCAAGAGTAATTTTCCCGGCCTCAATTTTTGAAAAATCCAGAATGTCATTAATTATTGCCAGGAGTGATTCTGCCGAAGATCGTACCGTAAGAAGATATTCACGAAGTTTGGGACTTAATTTTTTATTGAGTGAAAGACCGACCATGCCAATAATCGCATTCATCGGGGTCCTGATTTCATGGCTCATATTAGCTAGAAAACTGGATTTAGCTTCATTGGCAGTCTGGGCCTCCACCATGGCACGTTCAAGTTTATCAGTCCGCTCCCGAACCAGATCATGGAGAGAGTCGTTCAAATCCCTCAATTCCGTGTCGCGCTGCTGTACTGCCTCACGCATAGCCTCAAAAGCTGAAGCCAGTTTTCCGATCTCATCCGTTACCCCGATGGAAATTCGATGCGTAAAATCACCACTTTTCATGGCATCGGTTGCATCCACCAATCCATCAAGACGTCTCGTCCAATTCCCAATCCCTTTGAAAATGATAAAAATACCGATGGCTGCGGCCAGGTGTGCCGCAATCAGTGAGACAAAAGCCTGATGCAACTGCGCCTTACGAACAGCAACGAGAGACAGGGCCACAAGCACTTTTCCAACTTCTTTTGCCTCAAAGGATGTGTCTGAATTACCGGCTGACAATGACCAGCCGGTAAAATTTTTATCCGTCTGAAAAACAATGGGATGAGAAACAATCAGTGATCCGCTGTTACTACCACTTTCAATAAAGGAATCATAGGCAACGGTATCAAGGTTTCGCTTCGCAACAATTTCATTGTCCTTGTTATAGATAATGAGAAACTGTACCTGATCATTCCAGAGAAAACCGTCAATAAGCCGGTCGAGTTCCAGCTTGTCCTGGACAATCATTGGCAGCTCTGCGGCCTGAGCAAGCCCCTGCACAATCGCCTCCCCAGATCTTTCCTGTTCTTTTTCTATGAGACGGTTCGTCTGATAAATATTGATTGCGGTGGCAAGGGATAAACTCACTGCAACAACAGCCACTACAATAAATGTCGCCTTTGCGCGAAGAGTAAAGTTTTTGTTAGAGAAAAAGCGTTTCACCGGTTAGTGAGCCCCTACATTGCAGGCCTTGTCAACAACAACGGAAGGCAATGAGATTCCGAGCCTCTCTGCAACAACCACATTCACAGCAATGGTCACTCCGGAGCAGATGGGTTTTTCGGTCAATAATTTTTTTTCGAGCCCCTCAACCACAAGAGCTGCAGCATATTCTCCCTGTAAAACAGGGTTGGCATCCAGACCGAGAAGAGCCCCGGCCTTAACAAAAGAGCCTGAAAAACCAAAGACAGGGACCTGCTGACGCAAAGAAGAAAGCAGCAGACTATTAACCGTTGCCCGATTATAAATTGCAGAATCTGCCATGGTCCAGATCATACCGGCATCACGGCTATACAACTCGGCAATAGCATCTGCCATAGAGTCATATCTGTCCACATCCACAGCCTCAAGTGTCCAATTGGCTGGAAGATTAGTCTTCACCTCAACCAGAGTTGTCATACTTTTTATTGATGATGAACGATACAGCATGGCGATTGCCCCTAAATCAGGCATTGCTTTCTGAATAATGGCAAACTGCTCTTTCACGGGTTTTGTAACTGAAACACCCGTTATATTTTTCCGACCATTTTCAAGACCAATATTTTCAGGATCGGCGACCATGCAGTATACAAGAAGTGCCGATTTAGGGAGGACATGAGAAAGATAGGCCGCTGCCCGACTACCTACGGCCACCCACATTTTGGTTTTATGGGTGGTGGACACAAATTCTGGTGTCTGCCCGGAAAGAGTATCCGATAGAAACTCCCGGGTAGAGATATCTTTTTTTGCAAGAGAAGCTGTCAAAGCATCTGCTGCCTGTCGATATGGCTCCGCCTCGGAACTCAACACAACAAACACGGTATGGGAAGCCAGGGCATTACCTGCAGAAAACAGAAAAAAGAGACCGAGCAGAACAACTATCTTGCCCGCTCTGAGAATCCATTTTCCTTTTATGCTCCGTATGCCCATTTTCATCGCAATTGATTGCACAATATCTTTTTTCTGTCCTGTCCAGGAACCGGTAAACACTTTATCTGTTGTATGGTGTCTCTCTATGAAAAACAAGAGCTTTTAGCTCAAAAAACAAACTGCAGACGACAGAAAAACATTCTGCCGGGAATGGGATGGCTGCTGGTTTGATCCAAACCGACAACTGGATCATATTCTTTTTTCAAAAGATCCATCACACCAAACATCAGTTCCCCTTTTTTTTCCATAAATCCTCTGGAAATTGTCAGGTCGAGATGATTCGAGGATTCAATTGAATAATCTGAAACATCCTCATCCACAGGATCAGAATAGGCGTATTGCCCATTAAAGGTCCAATTTGAATCTATTTTCCAGCGCAGATTGATTCCAACTTTGTTTCTGGCGGGTAAAAACGAGCGAATGGATTGATGCCAAAATTCCGTCTCAAATTCATTGAAGGCGTACCAGATACTCCACTGCAGTGGCCCAGATTCATAGTCAAGCTCGATTTCCACGCCGTAACCTTCCGCATCCCCTGTATTATCTACATACAGGTGATATGTTGGTAATCCTTGGGTATTCACACCATATTCGGCTCGACCACCAATAAGGTCTTTATACCACATATAGTACAGATCTGTTTTAAATTTAATAGTATCTTTAATATTCCAATGGTATCCGCCTTCAAGCGACCAGGCCTGCTCGGATTGCATGTCAGGATCTACCGAGAACTGAAAATCATAGTCCTCTTTTCGGGGATCATTATAAAAAATTGCATTGCGGATAAATCCCACCGGCTGCCTGTAAGATTTTGCGGCACTGATTCGTACAACATGATCCATTAATGAATCGATACCATATATGGAAGAAAGCCTCCCTGACCAGTCTGTCTCGCCTTCGGAGAAATAATCGCCACGTAACTGGGCTTCAAAAAAGAGCTGTTTTGAATATTGGTATCTGTCAGAGGCAAAAAGGCCAAACCAGCGCTCAGATACGTCCTCTTCAGCCAGGGTGAACACATTTGGCACCAGAGGGAGGGTTGAAATGTCGGTGTTTCTGAAATTTCCGCCAAAGGCGATAGAATGAGACGCCAGGCCTGTCATGTTTATCTGAGCTTCAAAATCATTTTCAAGCACCTGATATTCCGCCGCCCCGTAAGAAGGACGATCCATATCCTGATAACGCCCAGCCCAGCGAAAATATCCTTCCATGGTGGAGCTAAACACTTTTTCCGCCTTAAGATATCCGTTTGCAGTAATCAGCTCATTGGCGCCTGCATCCGATATACCAGCTGTCTCAAATGCTCCCTGATCAGTACCGGTCATACCTGCACCAAAGGTGATTTCCAGTTCCGATTCTGTTGTATAAATCAACTCACCCCTTGCAAGTGTACGGCGCTTAAAATCATCACCACCTTCATTCACACTCAAATCAAGCACATCTGAAGAAGAGTTCAAATCTTCATAGCCGGCAGATAACAGCCATTGCCATTTTCCTGAAACATCGGCATAACGTACCTGGGACGAACCGTCACCAAACTGACTCACAGTTGATGAAAGAAAGAGTCCGGGTACCGTCTCCGGATCTTTAGTGATAATATTAATAACACCGGACAATGCATTCGCACCCCAGGCAGCACCACCTGAACCACGAACAATCTCTATCCTCTCAATATCTTCTACCATTATCGGAAGAGAACTGAATTCGGGGCCGCCAAATGCAGGGCTGTCAGCCGGCATGCCGTCAACAAGGGTCATCGTTCTGTCGGAAAACATTCCCTCTAATCCGTGAATACCGATTCCATAACGGTTTCTATCCATCCTGACAACATCAACCCCGGGAGCATATCGAAGTGTTTCCTCGATGGAGCTCTGACCGCCATAATGCAAATCATCAGCTGTAACCACACTTACTGGGACAGAAAGTAGATTCTCGGGTTGTTTTTGTCTGGAAGCAGAGACGACCAAAGTCATGTCCTGAAACAGCAGTAGTTCATCGGCCTCACCAAAATCCTCAGAAATCCGGGCAAAGGATGGAGTAGCTGACAAAAGAAGATACAACGAGAAGACAGCAGCTGTACTTTTTCTTCGTTCTAAAGAAGAAACCGCCTTAAACATAACCATAAAACCTCCACTCACAAACAGATAGCCCCTTTTTCATTAAAGGCTTGTCTTTAATTTTCTCAAATGAACATACTCCCATATTTTTTTTTTTGAAAGTGGAATTTTAGCCTTTATGACGTAATCCTGATAACATAAGATACATTCTCATTGAGAAACGACTCTTAACACGACTATTCTTTTTGTTCATCAATACCGCCAACAGACTGAAACTGCCTGACCAACGAAAGCCCCTGCCCACAACACAAAAAGACGCCACCATGATCGTTTCAATTCCTCGGTCAATTATCCCTTTATCTTGACTCTTAACGTTTGCCTCGTTAAAGTTCCTCAGATAAATTCAGATAGCCTCAAGGAGCCGTTCATAAAAAAAAACCAAAACAATTCAATGAATATCGATCCATTCCCCAAGCCATTCTCCTGTAAAGAAAAACCAAGTATTCAATACCCCTGTTCCTGGACGTACAAGGTAATCGGCCTCAATGAGAATGCACTTAGACAGGCAATTAAAACCGTAACAGGAGACAGGAATCTGTTAATCACCCGCTCCCATACAAGTTCGGGAGGAAAATATTGCAGCCTCAATGTTGAACTGGTGGTTGAGGATGACGAAACCCGACTCAAATTTTATCAACACCTGA comes from Desulfocapsa sulfexigens DSM 10523 and encodes:
- a CDS encoding glycoside hydrolase family 3 protein, with amino-acid sequence MKLESIIGQLFILGFNGPSIDPTHRIVADIRDRNLGGVILFDKLLAKNEARNNITGPAQVKKLTISLQGHATTPLLVAIDQEGGMVKRLKAETGFPETASASDLGDHDDPTLTAIHAGCTAQTLNHLGINFNLAPVVDLNIFPGNPVIGKIKRSFSDDPETVIRHATIWIQEHKKLNILSCLKHFPGHGSSRTDSHLGFTDISTSWQEKELTPFKRLIAPASQTRVESLMLGHLFNRNLDPQYPATLSRIVIQDLLRTQIGFNGVVITDDLQMKAITDKYGLEESVCLALAAGADMVIVGNNLEYDPDFLKKIIPAIISAVKEKRIPERRICEAWQRVKNMKKYLSGSNRKRSD
- a CDS encoding NINE protein, with the translated sequence MEVQGQYTEESHTPVIGYILWIFGFLGAHRFYYGRPVSGTLYFFTFGLLFVGWIIDLFLIPGMNREASFRFRQGQIDYNIAWILLTFLGVFGIHRFYQGKWISGILYLLTGGFFLIGIIYDFWTLNEQISLINYETT
- a CDS encoding GGDEF domain-containing protein; this encodes MSIKMSISHTASIDQKSDALDQVWVELDHFRRQTERLDLMNKLHGRMAGVLDVSGMIEAYSVWLMPQVEHELVGYKNQVRSKKHLFCSGHGPKRRSIIAFAEKILNNADQEAKAYMSEDGHYAHKWLIETAEDAGILIILKNDKALSDNEISLINESLLVLAESLRRGIEYEELFESARKDALTGLANRRVFDERILDIMRGARRYHRPLTMASLDLDHFKQINDNLGHKQGDVVLKKVADIFREGIRSTDMLVRFGGDEFILVMDDTDEKSARILAERLCLAIDELNIWANSETKLGVSIGMTQWRLEENLDEWMQRVDDILYNAKSEGRSRVTVC
- a CDS encoding hybrid sensor histidine kinase/response regulator, which codes for MSKSKSSSKDTFCFDQKMVDAISAPVCIQDANGDFLGANRAFRTFFGFRHLDSREITDLYALLGGGAGQKNREVDSVILHAGGRETFEATVQRSGESERFVIFNKAAITDDDNKIVGLVTTLLDRTEQRKTEQQLRHAQKMEAIGTLAGGIAHDFNNVLTPIIGYSEIMRLMAQREEHLDSSSGQFIGEILAAAKRAKSLVEQILTFSRSREQKETPQYLHPIVKEVIKLLRATLPATIEVREDVDPECGMVSIDPVQLHQVLLNLCTNSAQAIGDEQGKITVRLAMSSPDIHGSDWVELSVADSGPGISLDLQERVFEPYFTTKEKGQGTGLGLAMVHGIVTQCGGRIELESERGNGTVFHLYFPCVVPVGDGMILEDGPVTSLGGTERVLVVDDQAAVLEVTKKILETLGYEVMTCLSPRKALTLFASNPYSFDLVLTDLTMPDMTGVELCIELKKLRATIPVILCSGYEAKFSEEELEAAGLSAWFTKPVTLQKLASMVRSTLDTV
- a CDS encoding response regulator gives rise to the protein MNRQKSTILLVDDIPANIKILVGALRDNYRLVVATSGFDAIAAAIEKKPDLILLDVMMPGMDGYEVCKRLKSKRETADIPIIFVTAMNEERDETRGFLLGAVDYIVKPVNPVIVKARVQTHIALRMTQRELQRHRDELEEIILERTRELRETQIEITNRLVQAAEYHDHQTSRHITRMAHYCVILGRAHGMPEHELTLLFHASAMHDIGKLGISDAILHKKGTLTPDEFDEMKRHTLIGADLLFGSDNELMNMAHLIALTHHEKWDGTGFPLGLQKEEIPFPGRIAALCDVFDALSSKRPYKDAWPLSEAKKVIIEQKGVHFDPYVVELFLDNYEKVEEVYNKVK